In Desulfomonile tiedjei, the DNA window GAACCTTTCCCATCCTATCCTCGCCGCCCAGTCGCCGAGTCTCTCATACTTCTTGGCATCCTTCGCATAGACATCGACGATCTTCTTGACTGCGTTAACAGTGCTCGGCCAGCGCGGGGGCTCATTGGGAATAAACGGAATGACCACCTTGGAGAACTTTGGTCTGCTCATCCTGTTGGAAAGCTTGCCGCCGACCAGGATGGCGATGCCGCTGCCCAGTTCGTCGGCCAGAGGCATTGCTGCACACATGGTGTAGCAGTTGCCGCAGAACATGCAGCGGTCGGCATTGACTTCCAACGTCTTGCCGCCTGCCTCGGTCTTGGCAGGCTTGATGGCCGCGGTCGGGCAGGCCGCGATTGCAAGCGGAAGCTCGCAAAGCTTGTCGATCCACTCATGGTCGATCATTGGGGGTTTACGGTGAATTCCAAGGATCGCGATGTCAGAGCAGTGGACCGCGCCGCACATGTTCAGGCAGCACGCCAAGGAGACTCTTACGGGAGCGGGGAGCCGCATGTTCCCGAATTCATCATAGATACCGTCCATCACCGCCTTGACCACACCGGATGCGTCAATGGCCGGAGTATGGCAATGCGCCCAACCCTGGGTGTGGACTATGTTGGTGATGCCTGCGCCGGTGCCGCCGACCGGGAATTTGTTCGAGCCACCGTCAAACTTTCTGCCCTTGAGGTCGTCGAGCAGCGGTTTTACCTTATCTTTGCTATCCAGCAGGAACTCGACGTTGTTCCTCGTGGTAAAGCGCAGGTAACCGTTGCAGTGTTTGTCTGCGACGTCACAGATCTCGCGAAGGAGTTCGATGCTCATGAGCCGCGCGGCGCCCACGCGAACTGTGTAGATTTCATCACCGCTTTCGGCGACGTGGACCAGCACGCCCGGCTCCAGTATCTCGTGATAGAGCCATTTGCCGAAGTTTTTCTCGATGACGGGCGGGAAGAAGTCCCTGAAATATCTTGGTCCTATATCTGTAATTCTATCCTTTAGAGGATCGTTGGGATCGTAAGGCATGGTATTTGACCTCCTGTTATCTCTGGTGTTTCTTGCGGTATTCGACGATATCGCGGGTCCAGCCGCCCTCGACTTCTTCTTCTTTCCAGAAGATGTACGGGTTGGACCTTGGTTCTAGAACCATTCTGGGGTCGGGATCCAGTTCGATAACCCGGAGGAACTCCTGCATGCTCTTGCGCTGAATAAGCTCGCCGAGCCGCTCGCGGTTCTTGCCCTCTTCCATCCACCATTCCCACACTTTCTCGATCAACTCTTTGAGTTCGGAGAACGGGGACTCCATGGGCAGGAAGGGAACGGTCAAGGTGGCCATCTGAGCGCCTTCCAAGATCGGAGCTTTCGCGCCGAACAGCACGGATGCGCCAGTTTCCGTTCCGATTCTCAGGGCTCGCGGCATAACGTTGAGGCAGTGCATGCAACGGGTACACTCTCTGTTGTTTATGGTCAACTTGCTGCCATCCCAGGACATACAATTGGTGGGACACAGATCAATGACTTCCTTGTTAATGTCGAACTTGCCCCAGTCTCTTCCGGCATGTGCGCCGGCATTGGGCTTCAGCTCTCCGCCTACATAAGCCTTCACCGCTGCCTGGTCAATGCGAATGTCGTCTTTCCAGGTTCCAATGACTGACATGTCGGAACGAGCAATGGACGCCACACATCCGTTAGGGCACGCATCAAACTTAAATTTGAATTTGTACGGGAATGCAGGCCGGTGCAATTCGTCCTGATATTCGTTGGTCATGTTGAAGCAGGCTTCCTGCGAGTCATAGCAGGCGAATTCACACCGGGATTTCCCTAGGCAGGCCGAAGGGGTTCGGAGGTTTGAGCCCGAGCCGCCAAGATCCTGATTCAGGTTATGGGTCAGGTCGAAAAAGAGCGGTTCCAGGTGATCGGTAGTCGTGCCGAGGAAAACGATGTCACCGGTCGAGCCGTGCATGTTGGTCAGACCGCTGCCGTGTTTTTCCCACACGTCGCACAGACTTCGAAGGAATTCCGAAGTGTAATATTTGGCCGTCGGCTGATTCACGCGAACCGTGTGGAAGTGAGCAACACCCGGGAAGTTCTGGGGCTGGTCACAATATCTACCGATGACGCCTCCGCCGTACCCGAATACGCCTACGATACCACCATGCTTCCAGTGAGTTATTTTGTCCTCATAGGAAAGCTCCAGGACTCCCAGAAGGTCTTCCGGAGCCTCTTTCAAAACCTGTTTCCCCTTGATCTGTTGCTTGATATCGGAAACAAAGCTGGGCCACGGACCCTTTTCCAATTCATCAAGCATAGGGGTGTTGCGTTTCGCCATTAAAGGTTCCTCCTCTCTTCATTTGGATCTTTCATCTAGACTAGATCTTGCTTTCTTCTCGATGGAGCCTATAAAAATAGAACAAGCATTGAAGAAAGCCCCTTCCCACACGTGCTTTCCTCCGAGTCAGCGGCTCCGATTTACTGGCGGGTTGAGTGAACGTGAATGGTTCAGATCACCCAAACGTAGATTCAACAGACTTTAATTCAACCCACAGAGGCAAGTCAAGAAAAAAATTCGGACATTTAAGATAAAGAGCCGGTCATTGAGCTCAATGAACCGGGCTGCAAGAACTACCGCCTCCTTTCCATTTCAGCCGCTGCCTGAACAGGTTTTTGGCAACTGCGCGGCATCCGCACACCTTATGCCGGTTCGGCCTCGAACCGTGAGAATCACTTAGATGCGGTTGCCAAAGGTTTTGCCCGTACCTCCCGGCTAGAATCCGAAGAATCGTCGAGGTCCGGCTTCCCGGCGCGGTTTTTTCGCTTTGGGGGTTCTCGCGAAGCACTGCCGGGAGTATCATGAGCACGCGATATTCCTGGACGTTCCTTTAACTGCACCCCGGTGTCGTCCCGAACATGAGATTCTTCTTCAAGGCAAACATTACCATGAACAATGACCGTCTCCCTCTCATTCGTTTCTCCTTGGCTTCTCCACGCGGGCTCATGCCCTTTAACGACCAAGTGCTGGACACGGCCGTTCCTTTGGCACGACCTGCGTCTGACGAAACCGCGTCCGAAAAAATAACCTACAGAGTTTTTCTGCAAGGTATTGAAGCATTTATCCGCCGACATTGGGACCGGTTCGCCGAAGCCGTGTCCGAGCAGGCTGCAACCCCGGTGAACAACATCGACCTCATCGAAATTGTGGCCGAGAAGCACGGCAGCGACTATCATCCCGCTCGGATCAGAGTGCATGCAAACGGGCTCACGGTGTGCTTCGTGGCGAACGTGGCAATCACGGACAGAGGTAGAGATCGGCTGGACAAGGACTATCAATGGCTCAAGCACTTTCGCCTGAATTTCCAAAACTCTTTTGTTCCCCAAACGTATTTCCTCGGCCGGCAAACGATCTTTGACACAGACGGCGAAGAGATGGACCTTGTGATGTTCGTGGCAGAATGGCTGGAGGGCTATCATGAATTTCATCTGTCCAGGAATGTCGAGCAAGGCACTCTTGAAACGGTTGTTTGGGACATGGACCGGGGATACGGCTCTTTGTCAGAGCCTCAGTCCGGAGAGGTCTACAGGCAGGCGTCACTTATTCTGACCTATTATTATGACGTGCACACGTTTCGCGAAGTCTTTCCGTGGCACCATGCCTCGGGTGATTTTGTCGTTCATTTGGGCCGAGAGGCATTGGATGTCAAGATGATCACGGTGAGGCAGTACGAGGCCCGGACCGTATTTCACCATGAAGCCCCGGAAAACAGCGTGAATGCGCTCATGGTCTTTCTTGCAAACCTCACCATTAGGATGCGACTCGACAGACTGGACGGAGTGGGCGATATAGCGTGGGCGGCCGACCACTGTGTGGAAGCCACCATCCAGGGGTTCTTGGACGCTATGAAAACCAAAGTGGCCCAAGGCCATTGCTCTCAACAAGTCGTCGACGATTTGTTAGGGGCTCTGGAAGCAATGTCTCCGGTGGAATGGGCTGAGTTGTTCCAGTTTGTGGCCGAGTCCTATGATCCATCAGCCCCTGATGTGCCGGTTATCAGAGAGAATCTGGCCGACCACATCTTCAGTGTCTACAGCGCGATCCGCAGCCGAACGGAACGACCATGATCGGCCGATGCTTTCTTTTGTCCCGTGAATTATCTATTATGGAATTCAGTTTCGGACTCGGAACTCTGGGTTTTTTACAGTGGAGCGGTGAGGGAGCATCCCTGCCTCCGCGCGACGCGTTGCAGGACGGATGAAGACGCTGCAGGATTTCATGTAGGGGCACGGCATCGAAACTGTCTCAAGACCCGAGACCAGCGGAATTCCCGGGTAGAGGCGCTTCGAGAAGCGCCCTGATTCCGGGCGGTTCACGAACCGCCCCTACCGAAGGTCAGGTGAAATCGTCAGTTTTGAGACAGTCTCCATCCCGTGCCGCTACCGCTTGTGCTGAACACCTCTTTTGCAAGTCCAAACCCCGAAGCAATGATGTGTGATGGTTCATGCCAGTGAAACGTGAGATTCCCCGCATTGTTACTGCGGCCCTCAAAGGAGGAGCAGGCAAGACGTTCATCACCGTAGGCCTCGTTGCCGCGTTCCGAAAGCGCGGCTTGTCCCCGGCCGCGTTCAAGAAGGGGCCCGATTACATAGACGCGGGCTGGCTTGGGTTGGCCGCGGGCGATCACTGCTACAACCTGGACAGCTACCTTTTCGATCAAGAAACTGTGAAAGCCTCGTTTGTGCGCAGGTCTTCCGGCAAGGGTTTGGCTGTAGTGGAAGGCAATCGAGGCCTGTTCGACGGGGTTGACTCCGCTGGAAGTTACAGCACCTCTGAACTTGCCAAGCTGCTCAAAGCTCCCGTGATACTCATCATAGACGCGACCAAGGTGACCCGGACCGCGGCCTCCTTTGTTGTGGGCTGTAGAGCGTTAGACCCGCAACTGGACTTGAGGGGAGTAATCCTGAACCGAGTAGCCGGTGCTCGGCATGAAAGCATTCTGCGAGAATCCATCGAAGACGCGTCTGGGATTCCTGTGATCGGATCGATCAGGAAGTTGAGGATGGAGAATTTTCCTCAAAGACACCTTGGACTTCTGCCCTTGCACGAACACCCGGGGGCCAAGGAGTTCATTTCAGAGGCTGTAAGCGTGGTCGAGCAATCTGTGGACATCGAGCGTGTCATGAAAATCGCGCGCGCTGCCGAGCAATTTCCTGTGCAGGATATTTCCGAATCCTGTCCGGACATCAAGCTATCCCCACGGTCATGTGTGAGAATAGGGATACTTAAGGACTCGGCATTCCAGTTTTATTACCCCGAGAATCTGGAGGCGCTGGAAAGAAGCGGCGCGCGACTGGTGGAAATAAGCGCATTAGAGCCACGTGAGCTTCCGGATATAGACGGCTTGTACATAGGCGGTGGATTTCCCGAGACAAATGCTGTGCCGCTTGCCGAGAATCGGGTCTTCAAGGATTCTCTGGTCCAGGCGGTGCGCCGTGGGCTGCCGGTCTACGCGGAGTGCGGCGGTTTGATGTATCTTTCTCGGAATCTTATTATTGACGAGAAGCTTTATCCGATGGTCGGGGTATTTCCTATAGACACTGTCCTGCATAGAAAGCCTCAGGGGCTGGGTTACGTGCGAGTGGAAGTGACAGGACAGAATCCGTTTTATCCGCGAGGCGTGGAGTTGACCGGACACGAATTTCACTACTCTTCAGTAGGCAACATGGAGCAAGCGGAGTCCGGCTGCGCATTTCGGGTTTTGAGGGGCCGCGGAATGGACGGGATTCGAGACGGGATTTGCGCACATAATGTTTTGGCCACTTACGTCCACATTCATGCGCTCGGGGAACCACTTTGGGCCGAAGGCATAATCAACAGGGCCCTGGAATTCCGTGCCATGCAACCCGGCGCCGCGGAAATGGATTCCTGCACATGATGGGGAAGATGAAAGTTCCAAGAGTAATGATCGCGGCTCTCAAAGGCGGTGCAGGAAAGACGGTCCTCTCCGTTGGCCTGATAGCCGCGCTTCGGGCTCGGGGCCTCTCGCTGGGAGTGTTCAAGAAAGGCCCCGATTACATCGACGCGGGGTGGCTTGGACTGGCCGCGGGAGGGGATTGTTTCAATCTCGACGCATACCTTCTTGACAGTGACACCTTGCGGGCTTCTTTCGCTGCAAGGTCCCTTGGCAAGGACTTTGCCCTCGTGGAGGGAAACCGTGGGCTTTTCGACGGAGTGGATTCATCGGGGAGCTACAGCACGGCGGAGCTGGCAAAGCTCTTGAAGGCCCCTGTCATCTTGATCGTGGACGCAACCAAAGTCACGAGGACTGCGGCCGCGCTGGTTTTGGGGTGTCGGATCCTGGACCGTGATCTGGACATTAAGGGTGTGATACTGAATCGAGTGGCCGGTACGCGCCATGAAACGGTCCTAAGAGAGTCGATTGAAGACATAACATCAATTCCGGTAATCGGTTCAGTCCTGAAATTGCCCCTAGAGAACTTTCCACAAAGGCATCTGGGCCTTTTGCCGTTGCACGAGCATCCTCAAGCCCTGGAGTTTGTTGAAGATGCGGCGCGCGTGGTGAAGCAGTGCGTTGATCTGGACAAGGTCGTTGAAATTGGCTCAACTGCTGAGGAATTAGTGCCTGCTGGACTGGGCAGGCTGCCGGAAGTCACAGCCCCGCGCGGCTCTTCCGGAATTCGCATCGGCATTTTGAAGGACTCAGCGTTTCAGTTTTACTACCCTGAGAATCTCGAAGCCCTTACGAACAAGGGAGCTGATCTGGTTGAAATCAGCGCTCTTTCAGCCAAAGAACTTCCGGAACTTGACGCACTGTATATTGGGGGCGGTTTTCCTGAGACTCATGCCGAACGTTTGGCCGGTAATATCGGGCTTAAGGAGTCTTTGAGGGCCGCGGTCGATAAGGGCTTGCCCGTTTACGCGGAATGCGGCGGTCTGATGTATCTGTCTCGCAGTCTTCGCATGGACGAAAATATCTTTCCCATGGTGGGGATATTCCCCGTGGACTCCGTCTTGGAGAGAAGGCCGCAGGGACACGGTTACATCCGAGTGGAAGTTGCAGGTCCGAATCCTTTCTATCCGCAAGGAGTCGTGCTCACCGGGCATGAGTTTCACTATTCGTACGTCACTCCACAGGCCGACGATGTGGGTTGTTACGCGTTCAGGGTCTTAAGAGGCCACGGCATGGACGGCGTCCGCGACGGCATATGTTCCGCCAATGCTATGGGGACTTACGTGCATGTGCACGCCCTCGGTGAGCCTCTGTGGGCCGAAGGCATTCTTAAGAAAGCGGATGAGTTCCGGGCGTACCGTCGGGCCCACTGAACTTCCCCATTAAAAACCGGCTACTAGCAGCCCTGTCTCCCAACCTCATTGACATCGCAAAGATCAGCGGATAGAGCCTTCTCCATGGACCACGCCAAAAAAATCCGGGCAATCTTGGGACCAAGCGGAATCCTGGCTTCTTCCATGACAGGATACGAACACCGCGAGCAACAGGTGCGAATGGCGATCGAGGTATTCGAGGCCCTTGTTTCAGAGGATCGCCTGGTGATAGAAGCCCCCACCGGGACGGGCAAGACTCTGGCCTATCTGGTTGCGGCTTCGCTTTCCAGAAAAAAGGTCGCCATATCCACGGGAACGAAAAACCTTCAAGAACAGCTCTTCTACAAGGATATCCCATTCGTCCGCGAGAGAATCTTTCCTGAGCTGAAAGCAGCCCTTCTAAAGGGGCGGGGAAATTTCGTTTGCCACGCGAGAATGCGAACATACCTTCGCCAGCCGCACTTGCAGGGGTTTGTCGGCTCCCAGTCAGTGGAGCAGATCCTTAAATGGTATCGAGATACCCGCAAGACAGGGCAAGGGGACCGAGCGGAACTGCACAATCTGCCTGATGACGATCCGGTCTGGATGGAAATCTGTTCCACCTCCGAGAGTTGTCTCGGAAAGGCATGTTCAGACAGGGACGAGTGCTTTGTTCACAAAATGAGATCCAAAGCCGCGGCCGCGGATCTGATGATAGTAAATCACCATCTGTTGGCATCGGACCTCGCGGTCAAGGAGTCCGGCTTCGGCGAGGTAATCCCTCGGTACGAAGCCTTAATTGCGGACGAAGCCCACGGCCTGGAGGACGCGGCCACCCAGCATTTTGGCTTTCACGTCAGCTATCATCGCCTCTCCAGGCTTTTCCGGGACGTGCGCACCGAATTGGGACCGCGAGGCCCCAAATCGGCAAAGTTTCAGACCCTATTGGCAGACGGCGAGGATTTGATCCGCAGGCTTTTCAGAAAATTCCAGGATGTCACTACACCCACCAACGTCTTGAATTTGATAGATGCCGAACTTATCGAGATCCGCGACGCCCTCTGCTCCAACCTGGCGGTTTTCGCGTCCATGGTACCCAACCTCCCCGAGGTCTCAGAGGAATTGGAGGGCCTGACCCACCGAGCGGTGGATTTGCGGGGTGAACTCGAAACCATAATAACGGAACAACCCACAGGCGACTATGCTTGCTGGGTTGAACGGCGGGATCGAAATCCAGTGCTCCACGCGTCTCCGGTGGAGGTGGGAGGAATGTTCAGATCCAGACTTTACGAGAAAGTCCCTTCCATAGCATTTACCTCGGCAACTCTCTCTTCCGGAGGTACCTTCGACTACTTCAAATCGCGCCTGGGTCTCGATGGAGACCCCCAACCCTCGGAGACCATTCTGGATTCGCCGTTCGATTTTGCTGCTCAGACCATGCTCTATATTCCTCGTTCGATCCCGGAGCCCAATGCTCCGGGATTCACTGACGCGCTGGCGGGTATTCTCCAGGAGGTGCTGGCGGCTACGCACGGGAGGGCCTTTGTCCTCTTTACGTCCTACCGGAACATGGAAATCGTCTATGGAAAGCTTGAAGGCGTTGTTCCGTTTCCGTTGCTGCTTCAGGGCTCCAGACCCAAGGGCAAGCTTCTGAGCGAGTTCAGGGAGCGCAAAGGAGCTGTGCTGTTTGCCACGTCATCCTTCTGGGAGGGGGTGGACGTTCAAGGAGAAGCCCTGTCCTGTGTCATAATAGATAGGCTCCCGTTCTCTCCGCCGAACGACCCGATAGTGGCGGCCAGGACCGAAAGGATACGCCGGCAAGGTGGCGACCCGTTTTACTCCTTTCAGGTTCCGATGGCCGTCTTGGCGCTCAAGCAAGGCCTTGGCAGGTTGATCCGGACCCGTTCCGACCGGGGGGTCCTGTGCATACTTGATATTCGTATCCTCACCAAGCCTTATGGCCGGGTCTTTCGAGCCAGCCTTCACGACAGTCCCTTGAGTCGAGACCATCAGGCCATCGACGAGTTTTTCTCCACGGATCATAGCGATTGTCAGAATTAGCGTCCGGTTGCACACGGTACGGCATCTGACGGTTGACAAAAACCGACGGAACAATTGCGAGGGCGCAAGCCCAAAGCAATCGCCAAACATGGGCGGTATGGGGGACTTCTTCGTCTTTTCACATTTATAGTGATTCTCAAAAGTTTTTTCCGAATGGAGTCGCACTGCTGGACAAGCCAGCAGTGGCACCCCAATTCAATCCGTGATTACTTTCGAGAACCGGTATATAGCAGTTGCCATATTTCTTGTCCGATTTGCAGGCACTCCATTCCGTCATTCCTGCGAAGGCAGGAATCCAGTCCCGCGTCTCGCGGGATTTCCTGGGTTCCCGCCTTCGCGGGAACGACAGGCGTCAAAGCGGTCCGACAAAGTAGGCTCTTTCGATACGTTATGAAAACCGGACTGAACCTCTCATGGCCAAACGGACATTACTCTTGGCAACCGGTATAGACTCCCTGGAAGGCCCATCCGCGGCCCTTTCAAGAAATCTTAGATTTTGCAACTGCTTCTGGAGAGTTGCAGGTTGCTTGACGTTTGTATTTGCGATACAAGGGGCTCAAAGGAGATTTGGCCAATTCACGGCGGCGCGACGAACCCCCCGGAGGCTATGTGCGGCGACTGATTGACAGGTTGAGACCCCGAAGTAAAGGCCATGGAGGAGCCAATGCGCTCGCCGGCGCCGGGACAGGAGAGGCTTTGTCTGGTGAACATGCCGGCTCGCAGGACTTCGCGATCAAGGTCGATGAGAAAACCTTCGATCGGCTCTATTTGAGGCTCTCCGGAAAAATTTCCATGCAAAATGCAGAACTGGTGCGGGAAGAGCTTGTCGCACAGGTAAGATCTCAACCACTCAAGAACGTGGTCATAGACCTTGGGGCTGTAGAGTATTTCGACAGCGCGGGCGCGGCAGTTTTGATGGAGGTTCAGAGCGTTTGCAGACAATTGGACAATTCTCTAAAGCTCGAGCACGTTCCGAAGCGGATTCAGACCTTTCTTGATCTCATCGGATTTGAGGAATACCAAACCGCAAGCATCCTGGGGCCTCGGCCCGCTCCAAGCCTTTTGACCCAAATTGGCGATGGGGCTCTAAAATTTTATAACAACGCGGTGGATATCCTCACGTTCATTGGGGCCGCGGTGGTGGCATCGGCCCAGGACCTGGCTCGGCCAAGACAGGTTAAGTGGGATCCCCTATGGAAACTGATAGAGCGGAGCGGCTCCGACGCGATTCCAATTGTAACCATTCTGAACTTCCTACAGGGCGCGATTCTGGCGTTCCAGGCCGCGATTCAGCTCCGCAAGTTCGGCGCCAACATCTTTGTGGCCGATCTCGTAAGTGTTTCCATTTGCCTGGAAATGGGGCCGCTTTTGACGGCCCTTATTGTCTCCGGCCGCTCGGGAGCTGCTTATGCGGCTCAAATCGGCACCATGCAAGTCAACGAGGAAATCGATGCGCTGCGCATAATGGCGATCGATCCCATTCGTTACCTCGTGGTCCCGAGGATCATAGCTGTGGCTTTTGTCCTCCCGTGCCTTACACTTTTCGCGGACCTGGTGGGCGTCGTGGGGGGCTGCATCGTGGCGGTTGTGTCTCTGGACCTGACTCCACTGAGTTATTTCAACCAGGTACACAAAATTCTGGAAGTCAGCGACGTGGTGAAAGGATTGGTGAAGAGCTTTACGTTCGGCATCGAGATAGCGATGATTGGCTGCCTCAGGGGATTTCAAGTCCGGGGAGGGGCTGAGAATGTGGGCCGGGCTACCACATCGGCCGTAGTGACCTGCATTTTTCTTTTGACGGTCACTGATGCTTTCTTTGCTGCCTTGTTCCACTATCTTCCAGGAGTTCCGTGGTGATGGTTATGTACGCGGCAGACGTCACCCCAATGGCTAATGAAGCACAACCACCCACAGGTGGGGCCTCGCCGGTCATATCAGTGAGGAACCTCACAGCCGGATACGGTGACCAAAACATCATCGAGGATGTCTCCTTCGATGTGGAGTCCGGCGAAATTCTGGCCATTATCGGCAGGTCCGGCTGCGGCAAAACCACATTGTTCAAGGCCATGATCGGGCTCTTGGAACCAACGAGTGGCTATGTCGCGGTCGAAGGGGATAAAGTAATCCCGGTCGCGCAAGGGGGGGCCGAGCGGGTGCTGAGAAAAATCGGAGTATTGTTTCAGTCGGGCGCTCTGTTCACTTCGATGAGTCTGGCGGAAAACGTGGCCCTTCCGCTTCGGCAGTACACGGAACTGCCGGAAAGAATCATCGAACAACTCGTCGTTCTCAAGCTCGCTGAAGTAGGACTGGCCGGATCTGAGAGGTTACTTCCGTCGGAACTGAGCGGCGGGATGCAAAAGAGAGGCGCATTGGCCAGGGCCATGGCGCTTGATCCAAAGATCCTGTTCTTCGACGAACCGTCCGCGGGCCTGGACCCGGTAACCAGCGCGGGGCTCGATCGAACTATTCTGCGGATTAATGAGAGCCTGGGCGCCACCATAGTCATAGTCACTCATGAGATTGCCAGTGTTCTTAACGTGGCGCGGCGCGTGATCATGCTGGACGCCGAAGAAAAAACCGTCATTGCCGAAGGAATCCCGGCCGAACTCAAGGAGCATTCGACCGATCCACGGGTACAGGGGTTCTTTAATCGTTCACCCGAAGGGGAATAGTAGAAACGCGATCTACAAACAGGATCGCGGGCCCCAAATCCGGAAAACCGGAAGGCGTGTCAACCTGGACTTCGAGTTCCCTTGCGGGCGAAGGCGCTTTTCCTTTAGGTCGCGGAGAAAAACATGTTCAGCCAAGTGGATAAATTCAAGATCGGTCTCTTTGTGGTGGCGAGCGTGGTCTTGGGGACCGGGATAGTCATCTGGCTGGGAGCCTCGCGATACTTCGAGGATTCCAAGATGGCGGTCGCCTACTTCACTGAGAGCGTTCAGGGTTTGGAAGCGGACAGCACGGTCAAATTCAGAGGCGTTCCCGTAGGCAGGGTGCGAGGTATCCGCATGGCGCCCGACGGCAGGTTGATAGAAGTTGTAATGAGTTTAAGCCGCAATTTTCAAGTCACGGAAGACCTGGGAGTGAAAATGAATCTTCTGGGGTTGACGGGCCTGAAGTATATCGAAATGGACACCTTCCGGCCCGAACAAAGGAAAGAGGCCCTGACCCTGGACTTTCAGCCTCGTTATCCTGTCATTGCCACCTATCCCTCGGATATCCGCGAAATCGGGACCGCGTTGGAAAAGCTCTTCCAAAAGGTGAATGCCGTGGATGTGGAAGCGATGTCCGGCCACATGCTCCGGGTGGCCTCCAAGCTTGACAAGATACTTTCCGATCCCAAAGTGGATACGGTGGGCACCGACACGGCGGATGCGTTGCGCGAAATCAAGGAAGCCGCCAGAAAAGTCCATGACGAATTGACCCGCGCGCAGCCCTCGAGAAACTTTACCCGGACAATGGAGAAGGCTTCCGACTTCTTCCAGGAGAGCACTCA includes these proteins:
- a CDS encoding cobyrinate a,c-diamide synthase, whose protein sequence is MPVKREIPRIVTAALKGGAGKTFITVGLVAAFRKRGLSPAAFKKGPDYIDAGWLGLAAGDHCYNLDSYLFDQETVKASFVRRSSGKGLAVVEGNRGLFDGVDSAGSYSTSELAKLLKAPVILIIDATKVTRTAASFVVGCRALDPQLDLRGVILNRVAGARHESILRESIEDASGIPVIGSIRKLRMENFPQRHLGLLPLHEHPGAKEFISEAVSVVEQSVDIERVMKIARAAEQFPVQDISESCPDIKLSPRSCVRIGILKDSAFQFYYPENLEALERSGARLVEISALEPRELPDIDGLYIGGGFPETNAVPLAENRVFKDSLVQAVRRGLPVYAECGGLMYLSRNLIIDEKLYPMVGVFPIDTVLHRKPQGLGYVRVEVTGQNPFYPRGVELTGHEFHYSSVGNMEQAESGCAFRVLRGRGMDGIRDGICAHNVLATYVHIHALGEPLWAEGIINRALEFRAMQPGAAEMDSCT
- the cobB gene encoding hydrogenobyrinic acid a,c-diamide synthase (glutamine-hydrolyzing), which gives rise to MMGKMKVPRVMIAALKGGAGKTVLSVGLIAALRARGLSLGVFKKGPDYIDAGWLGLAAGGDCFNLDAYLLDSDTLRASFAARSLGKDFALVEGNRGLFDGVDSSGSYSTAELAKLLKAPVILIVDATKVTRTAAALVLGCRILDRDLDIKGVILNRVAGTRHETVLRESIEDITSIPVIGSVLKLPLENFPQRHLGLLPLHEHPQALEFVEDAARVVKQCVDLDKVVEIGSTAEELVPAGLGRLPEVTAPRGSSGIRIGILKDSAFQFYYPENLEALTNKGADLVEISALSAKELPELDALYIGGGFPETHAERLAGNIGLKESLRAAVDKGLPVYAECGGLMYLSRSLRMDENIFPMVGIFPVDSVLERRPQGHGYIRVEVAGPNPFYPQGVVLTGHEFHYSYVTPQADDVGCYAFRVLRGHGMDGVRDGICSANAMGTYVHVHALGEPLWAEGILKKADEFRAYRRAH
- the dsrB gene encoding dissimilatory-type sulfite reductase subunit beta yields the protein MPYDPNDPLKDRITDIGPRYFRDFFPPVIEKNFGKWLYHEILEPGVLVHVAESGDEIYTVRVGAARLMSIELLREICDVADKHCNGYLRFTTRNNVEFLLDSKDKVKPLLDDLKGRKFDGGSNKFPVGGTGAGITNIVHTQGWAHCHTPAIDASGVVKAVMDGIYDEFGNMRLPAPVRVSLACCLNMCGAVHCSDIAILGIHRKPPMIDHEWIDKLCELPLAIAACPTAAIKPAKTEAGGKTLEVNADRCMFCGNCYTMCAAMPLADELGSGIAILVGGKLSNRMSRPKFSKVVIPFIPNEPPRWPSTVNAVKKIVDVYAKDAKKYERLGDWAARIGWERFFEKTEIPFTHHLIDDYRFAYTTWRTSTQFKF
- a CDS encoding MlaE family lipid ABC transporter permease subunit gives rise to the protein MSGEHAGSQDFAIKVDEKTFDRLYLRLSGKISMQNAELVREELVAQVRSQPLKNVVIDLGAVEYFDSAGAAVLMEVQSVCRQLDNSLKLEHVPKRIQTFLDLIGFEEYQTASILGPRPAPSLLTQIGDGALKFYNNAVDILTFIGAAVVASAQDLARPRQVKWDPLWKLIERSGSDAIPIVTILNFLQGAILAFQAAIQLRKFGANIFVADLVSVSICLEMGPLLTALIVSGRSGAAYAAQIGTMQVNEEIDALRIMAIDPIRYLVVPRIIAVAFVLPCLTLFADLVGVVGGCIVAVVSLDLTPLSYFNQVHKILEVSDVVKGLVKSFTFGIEIAMIGCLRGFQVRGGAENVGRATTSAVVTCIFLLTVTDAFFAALFHYLPGVPW
- the dsrA gene encoding dissimilatory-type sulfite reductase subunit alpha; the encoded protein is MAKRNTPMLDELEKGPWPSFVSDIKQQIKGKQVLKEAPEDLLGVLELSYEDKITHWKHGGIVGVFGYGGGVIGRYCDQPQNFPGVAHFHTVRVNQPTAKYYTSEFLRSLCDVWEKHGSGLTNMHGSTGDIVFLGTTTDHLEPLFFDLTHNLNQDLGGSGSNLRTPSACLGKSRCEFACYDSQEACFNMTNEYQDELHRPAFPYKFKFKFDACPNGCVASIARSDMSVIGTWKDDIRIDQAAVKAYVGGELKPNAGAHAGRDWGKFDINKEVIDLCPTNCMSWDGSKLTINNRECTRCMHCLNVMPRALRIGTETGASVLFGAKAPILEGAQMATLTVPFLPMESPFSELKELIEKVWEWWMEEGKNRERLGELIQRKSMQEFLRVIELDPDPRMVLEPRSNPYIFWKEEEVEGGWTRDIVEYRKKHQR
- a CDS encoding ATP-dependent DNA helicase is translated as MDHAKKIRAILGPSGILASSMTGYEHREQQVRMAIEVFEALVSEDRLVIEAPTGTGKTLAYLVAASLSRKKVAISTGTKNLQEQLFYKDIPFVRERIFPELKAALLKGRGNFVCHARMRTYLRQPHLQGFVGSQSVEQILKWYRDTRKTGQGDRAELHNLPDDDPVWMEICSTSESCLGKACSDRDECFVHKMRSKAAAADLMIVNHHLLASDLAVKESGFGEVIPRYEALIADEAHGLEDAATQHFGFHVSYHRLSRLFRDVRTELGPRGPKSAKFQTLLADGEDLIRRLFRKFQDVTTPTNVLNLIDAELIEIRDALCSNLAVFASMVPNLPEVSEELEGLTHRAVDLRGELETIITEQPTGDYACWVERRDRNPVLHASPVEVGGMFRSRLYEKVPSIAFTSATLSSGGTFDYFKSRLGLDGDPQPSETILDSPFDFAAQTMLYIPRSIPEPNAPGFTDALAGILQEVLAATHGRAFVLFTSYRNMEIVYGKLEGVVPFPLLLQGSRPKGKLLSEFRERKGAVLFATSSFWEGVDVQGEALSCVIIDRLPFSPPNDPIVAARTERIRRQGGDPFYSFQVPMAVLALKQGLGRLIRTRSDRGVLCILDIRILTKPYGRVFRASLHDSPLSRDHQAIDEFFSTDHSDCQN